TTGCGATTTATGGCACTGTTGCTTTGCTGGGGCGTTTTGCAAGCATTTCGCTTTCTTTATGGTTTGGCTTATGGTATGATAATAATCACACTATAAGCATATTATGGTCAAGCCAAAGGAGTAACGGTAATGTCTATGATGCGTAAAACCATTACTATCCCTGATGTAATGGAGGAATGGGTGAAGGCGCAAATTGCGAGCGGACGCTATGGCAATGATAGTGAGTATTTTCGTGATTTAATTCGCCGCGATCAGGATAGGCGACAGGCGGAACAGGATTTGTTTGCCCTTATTCAGGAAGGGTTAGACAGTGGTGTCAGTACCTCTACGGTAAAAGATATTATGAAACGGGTAGAAGACAGGCTTAAGCACAATGGCAACCTATCAACTCACGAATAAAGCGGAGCGTGATATTGAGAATATTTACGAATATTCCATTCTGAACTTTGGCTTACGCATCGCGCAAGAGTATGTTTCAGGGATGCATGATTGTTTTGCGTTATTGGCAGAATATCAAAGCTGGGGGAGCAACTATAGCTTTATTGCGCCAGGATTACAGCGTTACGAATACCGCTCCCACGCCATCTATTATCAGCCAGAGGAAGAAGGCATTTTAATTGTGCGGGTGCTTGGAGGCAAACAAGACCCTATGCTTCATATGTAACGCAGGTTTGGAAGTGTAACATTATCTTCCCCGCAAGCGGTTGCGCTCTACGGCGTTTGCCGCACTGCGGGCGGTTATGTCCGCGTATCTTTGGGTATTGCGGTGACGTTTCTGTCGTCGGTGCGCTCTTTGAGGAGCTGGGCGGCGGTTTCCTCCACGCTCCAGCCCCAGTCAATCGCAATCAGGCACCAGGTATAATCCGCCCTGCTGGTATCCGGCCCATCTCCTTTTGTATTGGTGGGGGCGTTTTGCAGGCAGCGGTCATAGTCGGGGAAACGCTTAGGCTTTTTTTCGGTTCAAACCATAAGGCTGCCCGATATCCGATTCGGTAATGACAAATATTTTGTCCACCCTTTGCTTAAATCTATTCTGATAAGCGAGCGATTACGGCTATACTGCCGTATCGGGAAATGCGTCTCACGCTTGACACAAGGACTCAGAAAAATAAATATGCTAATTATATATATCCTCATAAAGAATTGGCATAAGTGAATAAAACTTAAAAAGTAAATCTACTAGAAAGTAGAAGGGTTCATATACTTCAAGGAAACATCAGAGTTTATATTCCTAAAAAGTGAAATGCCTCCAACTAGACACGCTCTCAATCCAGTTTAGGATTTCTTCAGTTTGAAGGGGAAAGTAACGGCGATCGCTTGAGTGCAAAATCTGGCATCCTGTAATCGTACTCCATTAATGTAAGTACCATTGGAGTCGTTTGAATCGCAGACTTGCCACTGGGTTTGCAAACCAATTTCGATAGGTTTGATATTTGCATGATGCCAGGAAACTTGAGTTTCATTTGCTTTACTTAACCTGACTTTCAGTAGAACACTACAAAAATTCCCCCAGTCATTGTAATAGGAGTCTTTTTATGTCTAAGATTCAGCATAAGCATTCTCGAAACATTTGGCGACCACTTAATCGGAAATCACAAATACTAGTAACGATCGCAGCACTGGCGGTTGCTGTATTTCAGATTTACTTTTGGCATAGTCGCTTAACCCATCAACAACCACCTTCTCACAACAAAACTTCCTCTCATTTATCTAACGAGCGGGGTAAGTAAACTATATCCGTCTAATCTTGTTCTGAATAACTAGAAGTAAATAATGGCGTTGAATTACATATAATTTTGCTCTGAGCTAAAACCTATGCTTGTTCAAATGTTGACGACTGGAAAGTCAATTGAGTACCTTCGGATTGTTGCGATCGTCATCATCTCCGTTACGCTGCATGAACTTGCTCATGGCTTGGCTGCTTTAAGCCAGGGAGATGATACTCCACGAAAAACTGGTCATCTAACTCTCAATCCCTTAGTTCATATGGGCTGGGAATCGATTATTTTCCTTTGTGTTGCTGGAATAGCTTGGGGACAAATGCCTGTTAACTCATCTAAATTTCGCTCAGCAAAGCTCGGCAACATTTTGGTATCAGCAGCAGGACCAATGATGAATTTGGCATTAGGTATTTTGTGTATTACGCTAATTAACTTGTTTTTTGTTGCTGATGCTACAGGAATTTTTAGTGTTCAATTCCTCTATTTGGCAGCCCAAATAAATCTCATGTTGTTTTTGTTTAATCTCCTACCGATTCCACCCCTTGATGGTTTTCATATCTTTAAGGAATTTTTTCCCTTTCTCAAGCCATTGGATGATGGTCACTCTGGACTATTTGGTTTGATGATTCTCCTGCTAATTCCTGATTTTAATACAGGATTAGCTGCGATCGCTGCTCTGATGATTGAGACAACGACTGGAGTAAAACTATAAATTATGAGTTTCAATTTGACAGCTGCTACTTCGGTTAAAAACAAGACTTTCCAAGAAAATCTAGAATCTTTAGACTTGGAACCAATCGCCCAAAGATTGATGTATCCTGAAAACGGTCGAGGATGGAGTCGCGAACAAATAGAATCGGCGATCGCTCGTTACAAAATGTTTCTGCATTTAATCTACCTCTATCCCAATAGCGCACTTGTCCCAACCTACGAAATCGATATTGTTTGGCATCACCACATTTTGGACACTCGCAAATATGCTTGTGATTGTGAGCGGTTATTTGGTTACTTTGTGCATCACAATCCCAACTTAAATTCTAGGAGTGAAACAAACCAATTATCCTTAGAAAAGGCATTTTATGACACCAAAACATTGTTTGCAGAACATTTTGGCGTACTCTTAATTAAGGAAATCCAAACATCTCAAAGTATTATCCTATGTAAGGATAGACTACAGCAAGCAAGTGCTTGTGCAGACCTGTAACCAACCATGCTTAAGAACTAATAGTTCCTTGACGGTGCAAACTTCTGGATTTACCCGTGCAATAAACCCAAAATTCACGCATCAAACAAGTAAACTATACCATATCCGGTAGCATAACCATGCGGAAAAGTCTCTTAATTTCTTAGCGCCTTAGCGCCTTTGCGTGAGCTTTATTCAGGGTATGTAAGCGGACATGATATCACTCACCCCTCGTATTCTGGATGAAAGTTCTCATTTCCCTTGCTTCCGGTATCATTTTTAAACTCTCAAAACGAAGAGCTGCTTCTTGCGCCCAGTATCGAGCTTGTTTCAAATTTCCTTGTCGCTGTGATAAGTAAGCAAAAGTACGCTGGCTTCTTCCAGATATTCAGGCTGTCTTGTGAGGGTAAGTGTCCAACCTTTATCATACAAAACCTCTACCAGTGTTGAGCGATCGCCCCGTTCTTGAGCAGCTCCTAGCAACCAATCCGTCCACACCAAGCGTTCATCCCAATACCCACGCACGTGAGTGTATCCTTTGATTTGTCTCCAAAAACTGAGGAGGTCGTCATATTTTCTCTTTTCCCTGCACCATTTCATCACATCCAGAAGATTCTCCCATTCCAGATCTAGGAAGCTGTATTCGGAATACCATTTTTTTTCATCGATACTACCGTATTCCTGCGAGAATTTTAAATACCACTTCACCCACTGCGATCGCACTAACTGTTCAAATTCAGGATGCGCTGTGAGTTCGGCTGCTGCATACTCGCGAGTCAGAGGGTGTAAGCTATAACGTGCATCCTGCTGGCGGACTAGCGAAAGTTGTTGGAGTTGAGCTAATCCATCACCCGTATTCATCGAATCTTCCATAGCAATTGCGCTAATGGTTTCTCTCTCAACGGCTCTAGCAAAAAGCGATAGTGTCATGAGTATTCGGTGGGGCGGTTGTCCTCGCAAACGCTCCACAGAAGTCTTGAAACAGAAGCGAGCCACATCACCTGTCGCGCTTTTTAATTTTGTCAGTACAGCATCCAGCGGATACCCTGCTGCTAGCTGACCAACAGTATAAACTATTGCTGCTGGGATACCGTGGGTGTTTTGGTAAAGGACTCGATCTGCTGGAGGGTGTAGCTCTACCCCTTTTTCTTTTGCTTGATGATGGATTAAGCTCAGCCCATCTTCTTCGGGTAGAGATTCCAACCGAATTGGGACAAACAGAGCTTGTTCCCGAGTCGTCAGGATAACTTTAACTGTACGGGGTAAGTCGTACACAAAACTTAATAATTCCTGTTTATCTTCGATAGTTTCCAAATTATCCACAATCAGCAAAGTTCGCTGCTGCTTCAAGCTATCTCGAATCAAGTCAAGCTGATCGTCCGGCGATCTGTAGCTAATTTCAGGACGTTCTAGGGTATGAGCGATCGTTCGGTAAATATCTCGTAGATTGCGTTCGCGTTTGAGGCGAGGTAAAATCTGCAAAGCTTTCAGATACTGCTGCTTAGCTGATGTAAAAATAATTGCCTCAAAGGTCGGTACGGTCATTCCTTCAAAGGTTAGCACGACTGAACCAGGTATACTAGCTTGGAGGCAAAGATGAGCAGTTTCCAAGACGAGTGTTGTCTTTCCGACACCCCCAACACCATCAACACTAATCAAATGAGCCGGATGCTCGAAGGAAAGCAGCTCTAACAAGCGAGCTAATTCTTGACGGCGACCAATAAAACGAGTACATTCTCGCTTGGGTAAGTTTTCGTAGATGGGCGGTGAAGCGGTTCCACTTTGCGTAAGAGCGATTGCAATTTCTGGAGGAACTACAGTCATAACATACGGTTCTTGAGGAGTTTCTGTAAAAGCAGTTGATTCTACAGACGGTTGTGTTACACCTTGTAATTGCTCAGTGAGAAAAATTCGGAGTCGGTTCTCCTTACCCCGACTGCTACCACTGACTTTAAACTTGTTGTACACCTGTCCCATTCGTTTCAAGCAGGCTCCCTCAGAAGTGTTTAACTTCTTAGCAATGTCGTGATAATTCAGTTCCTCCCCATAGCGAAGCAGAAAAACTTCCTCCTGCTCTTTGGATAGTTCATAGTTACGAGCCATTTGCGCCAGAAAGTCGCGTGGGAACATCCGCCCTTCCTCTTATCATCGGTATACTCAGTTTACTTGGTCAATCGGAGTTTTGCGGAGTTATACAGATTGTCATTATAAATTATTATGATTCAGGTGCTTGCTACAAGAGAGTTTTTAGTGCAGCCTCTTAAATTAAATGTTTCAGAGGTCAAAAGCATAAATTCAGAGGTTTTCTACACTCAGAAGAAAATTTCCAGTAACGGCAACGGTGACCAGTCCATATTTTGGAGGACATAATGAAAAGATTCTTGTCAATCGTACTAGGTTTCGTCACGTTTATTGCATGTACATTGAGGCGAATAGAATTCGCGGCTACACAAACAAAGTCCGCCTACGCGGACTAACGTGAAAACAGGATTTCAAATTTTCTTTGACGAAATTAACGCTCGTAAGAAGGAAGAGGGAAGACCGAAGTTGTATCCCCATCAATAAATTGAGGGGATTTGAAATGGCAAGAACAAAATCTTACTTTTCCATCAATAAATTGAGGGGCTTCTACCTTAGGAAGGAAGAAGAGAGAAAGAGCAGACGGAAAATTCTTTCCAACTTCGGCCTTTCTTCTTCCTCCTTCCTTATTTTCGGTGATGAAAGAGGGCGAGCGCCTAAAGCATCTATAAACTCATCAGCGTCCATCAGCTACAGGGTGCGGTTAATTACTTTTAGTTCAATCTAAAGTCTGCTAATAAGTTTGTAGCATTTCATGACACCAAATCTATGAATATCAAACTTTTCGTGTCGTTAGCACTTGGTAGTGCGATCGCGTTTGCTGGAGGAAATTATCGAGTAATTTGTAGCAACCTATAATGATAATTGTTAAGGATATTGTGCTGGAGGCGGACATGGAAACGATGAAGTTACGAGCGCATATTGGGGAAGATGGTATATTGCAAATCCAAACGCCCACTGATTTAAAAGATACTTTTGTTGAAGTGGTGGTGGTTGTGCAACCGTTACCTGATGCAGAAGTTGCAGTATCAAAAGAACCCCAAGCACGTTATAACGCTTGGGGAAAGCCCACAACTAAAGAATCAATAAGTAATGCTATTACTTCTATGCAACAACTGCAACGAGAAGTTGCGTTGGATAAAACGTTAATCCACTCAATGATAGAAGAGGGGTGAAGATTTTAATGCAATTTGTTTTGGATTATTCTGTAGCAAAGCGCTCGCGCAGTAATATACGGTCAATAGGAGCGCCTGCTTGAGAAATTATCACTTCTTCTGTTGGACAACACTCGACAGAGCAATTGGGCAAGGTTAGCCTGTAATTCAAGAACTTCTGCATTACACATTCACAGTCGTTCTATATTGTATAATCATTGTAGTAATTAAACGAGGTGTAAAAATGAAAACAAAACGTGATAGAGAAGAGATAATTAAGGATATCAACGTACTGTTGCATAGCGCTTACGACAGTACTTTAGATGAAATTCTCGCATTATTAAAGAAAATTGATGATGAAGAGGATGAAGAAGACATTAGAGACGCTCGTGCTGAATTAGAAGACCTCAAAATGAATGGTGGTATACCGTGGGCAGAAA
This genomic interval from Scytonema hofmannii PCC 7110 contains the following:
- a CDS encoding type II toxin-antitoxin system ParD family antitoxin, whose amino-acid sequence is MSMMRKTITIPDVMEEWVKAQIASGRYGNDSEYFRDLIRRDQDRRQAEQDLFALIQEGLDSGVSTSTVKDIMKRVEDRLKHNGNLSTHE
- a CDS encoding type II toxin-antitoxin system RelE/ParE family toxin, translating into MATYQLTNKAERDIENIYEYSILNFGLRIAQEYVSGMHDCFALLAEYQSWGSNYSFIAPGLQRYEYRSHAIYYQPEEEGILIVRVLGGKQDPMLHM
- a CDS encoding glycine-rich domain-containing protein, with product MSFNLTAATSVKNKTFQENLESLDLEPIAQRLMYPENGRGWSREQIESAIARYKMFLHLIYLYPNSALVPTYEIDIVWHHHILDTRKYACDCERLFGYFVHHNPNLNSRSETNQLSLEKAFYDTKTLFAEHFGVLLIKEIQTSQSIILCKDRLQQASACADL
- a CDS encoding ATP-binding protein — its product is MFPRDFLAQMARNYELSKEQEEVFLLRYGEELNYHDIAKKLNTSEGACLKRMGQVYNKFKVSGSSRGKENRLRIFLTEQLQGVTQPSVESTAFTETPQEPYVMTVVPPEIAIALTQSGTASPPIYENLPKRECTRFIGRRQELARLLELLSFEHPAHLISVDGVGGVGKTTLVLETAHLCLQASIPGSVVLTFEGMTVPTFEAIIFTSAKQQYLKALQILPRLKRERNLRDIYRTIAHTLERPEISYRSPDDQLDLIRDSLKQQRTLLIVDNLETIEDKQELLSFVYDLPRTVKVILTTREQALFVPIRLESLPEEDGLSLIHHQAKEKGVELHPPADRVLYQNTHGIPAAIVYTVGQLAAGYPLDAVLTKLKSATGDVARFCFKTSVERLRGQPPHRILMTLSLFARAVERETISAIAMEDSMNTGDGLAQLQQLSLVRQQDARYSLHPLTREYAAAELTAHPEFEQLVRSQWVKWYLKFSQEYGSIDEKKWYSEYSFLDLEWENLLDVMKWCREKRKYDDLLSFWRQIKGYTHVRGYWDERLVWTDWLLGAAQERGDRSTLVEVLYDKGWTLTLTRQPEYLEEASVLLLTYHSDKEI
- a CDS encoding site-2 protease family protein, whose protein sequence is MLVQMLTTGKSIEYLRIVAIVIISVTLHELAHGLAALSQGDDTPRKTGHLTLNPLVHMGWESIIFLCVAGIAWGQMPVNSSKFRSAKLGNILVSAAGPMMNLALGILCITLINLFFVADATGIFSVQFLYLAAQINLMLFLFNLLPIPPLDGFHIFKEFFPFLKPLDDGHSGLFGLMILLLIPDFNTGLAAIAALMIETTTGVKL